Proteins from a single region of Azospira inquinata:
- a CDS encoding DUF2242 domain-containing protein, with translation MSLMPAFRPALTALLALSLLAGCASNKTHHDREAFAGDPRHRQDFIVPATPVCEAANRVLLGDGYVMTKDIKPESLSFIGSKEFREDEENRALLRVYVTCISRDKGSSLFVTATEERFDIKSAHKSTSISLPLVLPISVSSSSETQGELKTQGETIDDKGFYQRFYKAVRKELALPDND, from the coding sequence ATGTCGTTGATGCCTGCTTTCCGCCCTGCCCTGACCGCCCTCCTGGCCCTGTCCCTCTTGGCCGGTTGTGCCAGCAACAAGACCCACCATGATCGGGAGGCCTTTGCCGGGGACCCCCGCCATCGTCAGGATTTCATCGTGCCCGCCACCCCGGTGTGCGAAGCCGCCAATCGGGTGCTCCTGGGGGATGGCTATGTGATGACCAAGGACATTAAGCCCGAATCCCTCAGCTTCATCGGCAGCAAGGAATTCCGGGAGGATGAGGAAAACCGGGCCCTGTTGCGGGTTTACGTGACCTGCATTTCCCGGGACAAGGGCTCCAGCCTATTCGTCACCGCCACGGAAGAGCGTTTCGACATCAAGAGCGCCCACAAGAGCACCTCCATCAGCCTGCCCCTGGTACTCCCTATTTCCGTCAGCAGTTCCAGCGAAACCCAGGGGGAACTGAAAACCCAGGGGGAAACCATCGACGACAAGGGCTTCTATCAGCGCTTCTATAAAGCGGTGCGCAAGGAACTGGCCCTGCCGGACAACGACTGA